A region from the Lutra lutra chromosome 1, mLutLut1.2, whole genome shotgun sequence genome encodes:
- the ARPC4 gene encoding actin-related protein 2/3 complex subunit 4: MTATLRPYLSAVRATLQAALCLENFSSQVVERHNKPEVEVRSSKELLLQPVTISRNEKEKVLIEGSINSVRVSIAVKQADEIEKILCHKFMRFMMMRAENFFILRRKPVEGYDISFLITNFHTEQMYKHKLVDFVIHFMEEIDKEISEMKLSVNARARIVAEEFLKNF, translated from the exons ATG ACTGCCACTCTCCGTCCCTACCTGAGTGCCGTGCGGGCCACACTGCAGGCTGCCCTCTGCCTGGAGAATTTCTCCTCCCAGGTTGTAGAACGACACAACAAGCCAGAAGTAGAAGTCag GAGTAGCAAAGAGCTCCTGTTACAACCTGTGACCATCAGCaggaatgagaaggaaaaggTTCTGATTGAGGGCTCCATCAACTCTGTCCGGGTCAGCATTGCTGTGAAACAG GCTGATGAAATTGAGAAGATTTTATGCCACAAGTTCATGCGCTTCATGATGATGCGAGCAGAGAACTTTTTTATCCTTCGAAGGAAACCAGTGGAG GGATATGACATCAGTTTTCTGATCACCAACTTCCACACAGAACAGATGTATAAACACAAATTGGTGGACTTTGTGATCCACTTCATGGAGGAGATTGACAAGGAAATCAGTGAGATGAAGCTGTCGGTTAACGCTC
- the TADA3 gene encoding transcriptional adapter 3 isoform X1, whose amino-acid sequence MSELKDCPLQFHDFKSVDHLKVCPRYTAVLARSEDDGIGIEELDTLQLELETLLSSASRRLRVLEAETQILTDWQDKKGDRRFLKLGRDHELGAPPKHGKPKKQKLEGKAGHGPGPGPGRPKSKNLQPKIQEYEFTDDPIDVPRIPKNDAPNRFWASVEPYCADITSEEVRTLEELLKPPEDEAEHYKIPPLGKHYSQRWAQEDLLEEQKDGARAAAVADKKKGLMGPLTELDTKDVDALLKKSEAQHEQPEDGCPFGALTQRLLQALVEENIISPMEDSPIPDMSGKESGADGASTSPRNQNKPFSVPHTKSLESRIKEELIAQGLLESEDRPAEDSEDEVLAELRKRQAELKALSAHNRNKKHDLLRSASLGWCVGSVWKRGWGLWRWASQGTWLAGPHRLAKEEVSRQELRQRVRMADNEVMDAFRKIMAARQKKRTPTKKEKDQAWKTLKERESILKLLDG is encoded by the exons ATGAGTGAACTGAAGGACTGCCCCTTGCAGTTCCATGACTTCAAGTCAGTGGACCACCTGAAGGTCTGTCCACGCTACACGGCCGTGCTAGCCCGCTCTGAGGATGATGGCATCGGCATCGAGGAGCTGGACACTCTGCAGCTGGAGCTTGAGACTCTGCTTTCCTCTGCCAGCCGGCGTCTGCGGGTTCTCGAGGCTGAAACCCAG ATCCTCACTGACTGGCAGGATAAGAAAGGTGATCGACGATTCCTGAAGCTGGGTCGAGACCATGAGCTTGGAGCTCCCCCAAAACATGGAAAGCCGAAGAAACAGAAACTGGAAGGGAAGGCGGGAcatgggccaggccctgggcctgGCCGGCCCAAATCCAAAAACCTTCAGCCCAAGATCCAGGAATATGAATTCACTGATGACCCAATTGACGTGCCACGGATCCCCAAGAATGATGCCCCCAACAG GTTCTGGGCTTCGGTAGAGCCCTACTGTGCTGATATCACCAGTGAGGAAGTACGCACACTAGAGGAACTACTGAAACCCCCAGAAGACGAGGCTGAACATTATAAG ATCCCACCTTTGGGGAAGCACTACTCCCAGAGATGGGCACAGGAGGACCTGCTGGAGGAACAGAAGGATGGGGCCCGGGCAGCAGCCGTGGCTGACAAGAAGAAAGGTCTCATGGGGCCACTGACTGAACTGGACACTAAAG ATGTGGATGCCCTGCTGAAGAAGTCTGAGGCCCAGCATGAGCAGCCGGAAGATGGGTGCCCCTTTGGTGCTCTGACGCAGCGCCTCCTACAGGCCCTGGTAGAG gaaaatattatttccccTATGGAGGATTCTCCTATTCCTGACATGTCTGGGAAAGAATCAGGGGCCGATGGGGCAAGCACCTCTCCCCGCAACCAGAACAAGCCCTTTAG TGTGCCACATACAAAGTCCCTGGAGAGCCGCATCAAGGAGGAGCTGATTGCCCAGGGCCTGCTGGAGTCAGAGGACCGCCCTGCAGAGGACTCAGAGGATGAGGTCCTCGCAGAGCTGCGCAAACGGCAGGCCGAGCTGAAGGCACTCAGTGCCCACAACCGCAACAAGAAGCACGACCTGCTGAG GAGTGCCAGCCTGGGGTGGTGTGTAGGTTCAGtctggaagagggggtgggggctgtggaggtgggcttcccagggcacctggctggctggtcCCCACAGGCTGGCAAAGGAGGAGGTTAGCCGGCAAGAGCTGAGGCAGCGGGTCCGCATGGCAGACAATGAGGTCATGGATGCCTTCCGGAAGATCATGGCTGCCCGTCAGAAGAAGCGGACCCCCACCAAGAAGGAGAAGGACCAGGCCTGGAAGACTCTGAAGGAGCGTGAAAGCATCCTAAAGTTGCTGGATGGGTAG
- the TADA3 gene encoding transcriptional adapter 3 isoform X2 gives MSELKDCPLQFHDFKSVDHLKVCPRYTAVLARSEDDGIGIEELDTLQLELETLLSSASRRLRVLEAETQILTDWQDKKGDRRFLKLGRDHELGAPPKHGKPKKQKLEGKAGHGPGPGPGRPKSKNLQPKIQEYEFTDDPIDVPRIPKNDAPNRFWASVEPYCADITSEEVRTLEELLKPPEDEAEHYKIPPLGKHYSQRWAQEDLLEEQKDGARAAAVADKKKGLMGPLTELDTKDVDALLKKSEAQHEQPEDGCPFGALTQRLLQALVEENIISPMEDSPIPDMSGKESGADGASTSPRNQNKPFSVPHTKSLESRIKEELIAQGLLESEDRPAEDSEDEVLAELRKRQAELKALSAHNRNKKHDLLRLAKEEVSRQELRQRVRMADNEVMDAFRKIMAARQKKRTPTKKEKDQAWKTLKERESILKLLDG, from the exons ATGAGTGAACTGAAGGACTGCCCCTTGCAGTTCCATGACTTCAAGTCAGTGGACCACCTGAAGGTCTGTCCACGCTACACGGCCGTGCTAGCCCGCTCTGAGGATGATGGCATCGGCATCGAGGAGCTGGACACTCTGCAGCTGGAGCTTGAGACTCTGCTTTCCTCTGCCAGCCGGCGTCTGCGGGTTCTCGAGGCTGAAACCCAG ATCCTCACTGACTGGCAGGATAAGAAAGGTGATCGACGATTCCTGAAGCTGGGTCGAGACCATGAGCTTGGAGCTCCCCCAAAACATGGAAAGCCGAAGAAACAGAAACTGGAAGGGAAGGCGGGAcatgggccaggccctgggcctgGCCGGCCCAAATCCAAAAACCTTCAGCCCAAGATCCAGGAATATGAATTCACTGATGACCCAATTGACGTGCCACGGATCCCCAAGAATGATGCCCCCAACAG GTTCTGGGCTTCGGTAGAGCCCTACTGTGCTGATATCACCAGTGAGGAAGTACGCACACTAGAGGAACTACTGAAACCCCCAGAAGACGAGGCTGAACATTATAAG ATCCCACCTTTGGGGAAGCACTACTCCCAGAGATGGGCACAGGAGGACCTGCTGGAGGAACAGAAGGATGGGGCCCGGGCAGCAGCCGTGGCTGACAAGAAGAAAGGTCTCATGGGGCCACTGACTGAACTGGACACTAAAG ATGTGGATGCCCTGCTGAAGAAGTCTGAGGCCCAGCATGAGCAGCCGGAAGATGGGTGCCCCTTTGGTGCTCTGACGCAGCGCCTCCTACAGGCCCTGGTAGAG gaaaatattatttccccTATGGAGGATTCTCCTATTCCTGACATGTCTGGGAAAGAATCAGGGGCCGATGGGGCAAGCACCTCTCCCCGCAACCAGAACAAGCCCTTTAG TGTGCCACATACAAAGTCCCTGGAGAGCCGCATCAAGGAGGAGCTGATTGCCCAGGGCCTGCTGGAGTCAGAGGACCGCCCTGCAGAGGACTCAGAGGATGAGGTCCTCGCAGAGCTGCGCAAACGGCAGGCCGAGCTGAAGGCACTCAGTGCCCACAACCGCAACAAGAAGCACGACCTGCTGAG GCTGGCAAAGGAGGAGGTTAGCCGGCAAGAGCTGAGGCAGCGGGTCCGCATGGCAGACAATGAGGTCATGGATGCCTTCCGGAAGATCATGGCTGCCCGTCAGAAGAAGCGGACCCCCACCAAGAAGGAGAAGGACCAGGCCTGGAAGACTCTGAAGGAGCGTGAAAGCATCCTAAAGTTGCTGGATGGGTAG